From a single Phormidium ambiguum IAM M-71 genomic region:
- a CDS encoding plasmid replication protein, CyRepA1 family codes for MSKGYIRTSKINPCPICGDTSGKCRSKDDGGKNLLLCMTELDARKGSVINGYKCIKENDPTKSYSASTWVIDNSAEWTEEKRRDWERQREIRKQQEINEEKAKQECCLSIEERDKSYRELLAQLTLHPDDKADLLRRGLTEEEIERTGFKSVTKYHTLDKAVNPKLPGLNAQGKQLYNSGEGYLIPVKDVNGYILACQIRLRNPLDGSRYLWLSSRGNTLHVYPDGNKQLPLAIHKPIGKPTGIAIVEGTGVKPFLAANRLNKIVIGAAGGQWAASPDLLKEAIEYCSVNYEINEPIEVYPDAGSILNNGVMARLTATFNLLRKWGYRIVIKWWGQVTKNGQDIDELTDYSQIKDISVYEFLNLTKQPEVQQVIRSEKAWKNWRKKKGFSGDVNIDFPYISDAIEVPKIDYCTMINGGLGSGKTTLVYKTIKHYPGIGWIVFGARNTLLRQFCGEASSHSEEIFYHLQDDLVHGNNLNGFHLIDVETKLADPKSNICCAIDSIIYFKPEYFDGKGLILDEFESTIKHLLFSSTAIAQWRERAKQLLIEAFRRCSLIICLDGNLKDLSAQLVGDLFVKYGIDKKIIKIKNLDNSLTSNEVKFYIGAEELGELKQNNRSVFLRYLLGNAGNDPFVVVADSQIFLEALESQLIQKGLFGLRVDSSTTNTEEVKEFLKDADAPKEWILQYKPDYLLLSPSLENGGNINIPGYFKNIYAYFCGVLLTDEQLQILRRVRDSEALIHIFCRTVANPTNTVSTSPFPDEIEAATKAYLADCINATFDGLDFKEALEKHIARLTEIASNSEFFKFECELRSIANHERFNLRDCLHESLVNRGYRVSLFSECKQEDFLKRREKEVKENISELIHDSLDVTTEQAEEIFKNPKLPREEKLKAVRRRILDRLPGIEQKINEVTGNPIFNPELIYLIYFEDRRLISNLETLYFLKNPEIAKTLQRNKWHWTLESLFDENPKPFKLSTSYRSQWLRVKTLLELGITKFFDGSKFYWSNQDSDTVAIWQKAKSAKVSRALGMKVGKQTPCEFVGRLLRSLGFSTQSEGDKERIYRIKESPYTDLIRATMLDCIATRVSQKMSETEVKKFAEILEKFEAGKPCGQRDTAAAPSAISLYNNTGGRCGENTSQSQGSGGDGFSPESKLIYSPSGLVEVYADSLKPVEEASASNTTNTTNTTTNTTTTATNTTTTATNTTTTATNTTTTATNTTTTATNTTTTATNTTTTATNTTASTTTTNTTAPEQLKGFGEVHYFHRYDKKYFLWGEYTLLGNGYYHSIWDATYVRLVDGIGQKFWVNSEYLLELIPD; via the coding sequence ATGAGTAAAGGATATATTCGCACCTCAAAAATTAATCCTTGCCCAATCTGCGGTGATACATCTGGTAAATGTAGATCTAAAGACGATGGAGGAAAAAATTTACTCCTGTGCATGACCGAACTTGATGCCAGAAAAGGAAGTGTGATTAATGGGTATAAATGTATTAAAGAAAATGACCCAACTAAATCCTATTCAGCATCAACTTGGGTAATTGATAACTCAGCCGAGTGGACAGAAGAAAAGCGACGGGATTGGGAACGGCAGAGGGAGATTAGAAAGCAGCAAGAAATTAACGAAGAAAAAGCCAAGCAAGAATGCTGCTTAAGCATAGAGGAAAGAGATAAAAGTTACAGGGAATTGCTTGCACAATTAACACTGCATCCTGATGATAAGGCTGATTTATTGCGGCGTGGTCTGACGGAAGAGGAAATAGAGCGAACTGGTTTCAAATCTGTTACTAAATACCACACTTTAGATAAGGCAGTTAACCCAAAATTACCAGGATTAAACGCCCAAGGCAAGCAACTGTATAATTCTGGAGAAGGTTATCTAATACCAGTCAAAGACGTTAACGGTTATATACTTGCTTGTCAGATCAGGTTGAGAAATCCCTTAGACGGTAGCAGATACCTCTGGCTATCATCAAGAGGAAATACTCTGCACGTCTACCCAGATGGTAACAAGCAATTACCTTTAGCAATTCACAAACCAATAGGAAAGCCAACAGGAATTGCAATAGTAGAGGGGACTGGAGTTAAGCCTTTCTTAGCGGCTAATCGCTTAAATAAAATTGTGATTGGTGCGGCTGGTGGGCAGTGGGCAGCTAGTCCAGATCTGCTTAAAGAAGCTATCGAATATTGTTCGGTAAATTATGAAATCAACGAACCAATAGAAGTCTACCCAGATGCCGGATCTATTCTTAATAATGGTGTGATGGCTAGGTTGACAGCCACATTCAATTTATTAAGAAAGTGGGGATATCGAATTGTTATTAAGTGGTGGGGACAAGTAACAAAAAATGGTCAAGATATTGACGAGTTAACTGACTATTCACAGATTAAAGATATTAGTGTTTACGAATTCCTTAATCTTACAAAACAGCCAGAAGTTCAGCAAGTAATTCGCAGTGAGAAAGCTTGGAAGAACTGGAGGAAGAAAAAAGGGTTTAGCGGTGATGTTAATATTGATTTTCCCTACATCTCCGATGCAATCGAAGTACCTAAAATCGATTACTGCACCATGATCAATGGTGGATTGGGTAGCGGGAAAACTACTTTAGTGTACAAAACCATCAAACACTATCCTGGTATAGGTTGGATTGTTTTTGGCGCTAGAAACACACTATTACGGCAGTTCTGCGGTGAGGCATCTTCTCACAGCGAAGAGATTTTTTATCATCTGCAAGACGACTTGGTGCATGGGAATAATTTAAACGGCTTTCACCTGATTGATGTAGAAACAAAGTTAGCCGATCCAAAATCTAATATTTGCTGTGCAATTGATTCGATTATCTACTTTAAACCAGAATACTTTGATGGGAAAGGTCTAATTCTTGATGAGTTCGAGTCAACCATAAAGCATTTATTGTTTTCTAGTACTGCTATTGCTCAGTGGCGAGAAAGAGCCAAGCAATTGCTAATAGAAGCCTTCAGAAGATGCAGCTTAATTATCTGCTTAGATGGGAATTTGAAAGACTTAAGCGCACAATTAGTTGGTGACTTATTCGTTAAATATGGCATCGATAAGAAGATTATTAAGATTAAAAATCTTGATAACTCCTTAACCTCCAATGAAGTTAAGTTCTATATTGGGGCTGAAGAGTTAGGAGAGCTTAAGCAAAATAATCGGTCGGTTTTTCTGCGGTATTTATTAGGAAATGCAGGAAACGATCCGTTTGTTGTTGTTGCAGATTCACAAATATTCCTAGAGGCTCTAGAGTCACAGCTTATCCAAAAAGGTTTGTTTGGTTTAAGAGTCGATAGCTCTACTACCAATACAGAAGAGGTCAAGGAGTTTTTAAAAGATGCCGATGCACCAAAAGAGTGGATATTGCAGTATAAGCCAGACTACCTGTTACTATCTCCATCGCTTGAGAATGGGGGTAACATCAATATCCCTGGATACTTTAAAAACATCTATGCTTACTTCTGTGGTGTTTTATTAACAGATGAACAGTTACAGATTTTGCGGCGGGTGAGGGATAGTGAGGCTTTAATACACATCTTTTGCAGAACAGTGGCTAATCCCACCAACACAGTCTCTACATCACCATTCCCGGACGAAATTGAAGCGGCTACCAAGGCTTATTTAGCTGATTGCATTAACGCAACCTTTGACGGACTGGACTTTAAGGAGGCACTGGAGAAACACATTGCAAGGCTAACCGAGATAGCCAGTAACAGCGAGTTTTTTAAGTTTGAATGCGAACTTAGGAGCATAGCCAATCACGAAAGGTTTAATCTCAGAGATTGCTTGCACGAATCTTTAGTTAATCGAGGTTATCGTGTTTCACTGTTCAGCGAGTGCAAGCAAGAAGACTTCTTAAAGCGACGCGAGAAAGAGGTTAAGGAAAATATCTCAGAATTAATTCATGACTCATTAGATGTCACCACAGAACAAGCTGAGGAAATTTTCAAAAACCCAAAACTACCACGCGAAGAAAAGTTAAAAGCAGTCAGAAGGAGAATTTTAGATAGGCTACCTGGAATTGAACAAAAAATTAACGAGGTCACAGGAAATCCAATCTTCAATCCTGAATTAATTTATTTAATTTACTTTGAAGACCGGAGATTAATTTCAAATCTGGAAACTTTGTACTTTTTGAAAAATCCAGAAATAGCTAAAACACTCCAACGAAATAAGTGGCACTGGACGCTAGAAAGTTTGTTTGACGAAAATCCTAAACCGTTTAAGCTGTCTACTTCCTATAGGTCACAGTGGTTAAGAGTAAAAACTCTTTTAGAACTAGGGATTACCAAGTTTTTTGATGGGAGTAAGTTCTACTGGTCAAATCAAGATTCTGATACTGTAGCAATCTGGCAGAAGGCTAAAAGCGCAAAGGTTAGCAGGGCGCTAGGAATGAAAGTGGGTAAACAGACCCCTTGCGAGTTTGTAGGTAGGTTGCTGCGGTCGCTAGGCTTTTCTACGCAATCAGAAGGCGATAAGGAAAGGATCTACAGGATAAAGGAATCTCCTTACACCGATCTAATCAGAGCAACCATGCTGGACTGTATAGCAACCAGAGTCAGCCAGAAAATGAGTGAAACTGAAGTCAAAAAATTTGCTGAAATTTTGGAGAAGTTTGAAGCCGGAAAGCCTTGCGGGCAGAGGGATACAGCCGCCGCACCTTCCGCGATTAGTTTATATAATAATACTGGGGGAAGGTGCGGGGAAAATACCTCTCAAAGCCAGGGGTCGGGGGGGGATGGCTTTTCTCCTGAGTCTAAGCTTATTTACTCTCCTTCCGGCTTGGTAGAGGTCTATGCTGACTCGTTAAAGCCAGTGGAGGAAGCCAGCGCCAGCAACACCACCAACACCACCAACACCACCACCAACACCACCACCACCGCTACCAATACCACCACCACCGCTACCAATACCACCACCACCGCTACCAATACCACCACCACCGCTACCAATACCACCACCACCGCTACCAATACCACCACCACCGCTACCAATACCACCACCACCGCTACCAATACCACCGCCAGTACCACCACCACCAACACCACAGCGCCGGAGCAGCTTAAGGGTTTTGGCGAGGTGCATTACTTTCATAGGTACGATAAGAAGTATTTCCTTTGGGGTGAGTACACTTTGCTAGGTAATGGCTACTACCACTCAATTTGGGACGCTACTTATGTTCGTTTGGTTGATGGCATTGGGCAGAAGTTCTGGGTTAATTCCGAATATTTGCTTGAGTTAATCCCTGATTAA
- a CDS encoding SH3 domain-containing protein produces MKFQTLIAGLIATTTAGICIPIAAVVAQHSFGNETSHCRATLIGNEPNSRVTLRSGPGTNYKSLGYGLVGDRVLVLTVTAPEVDYEKDNQGKGWYRVGFPRSGAQGWIREDFLRVQCAPIND; encoded by the coding sequence GTGAAATTTCAAACATTGATAGCTGGGCTAATAGCTACAACTACTGCCGGGATCTGCATCCCTATTGCTGCTGTTGTTGCCCAACATTCTTTCGGTAACGAAACTTCCCATTGTCGAGCCACCCTGATTGGTAACGAGCCAAACTCTCGCGTTACATTGCGTTCTGGGCCAGGGACGAATTATAAAAGTTTGGGTTATGGCTTAGTAGGAGATCGCGTTCTAGTTCTGACTGTAACTGCTCCAGAAGTCGATTATGAAAAAGATAACCAAGGAAAGGGTTGGTATAGAGTTGGCTTTCCCAGAAGCGGAGCCCAAGGGTGGATTCGCGAAGATTTTCTGCGTGTGCAATGTGCTCCCATCAATGATTAG
- a CDS encoding type I restriction endonuclease subunit R, whose protein sequence is MGKLTESKIEELALEHLENIDYDYRHGCILAPDGEQPEREKYDDVILKNRLINAINTLNPDIPIEAREEAFRQIITINSPDLLNNNEIFHQYLTEGIDIEYQKNGETRGGKVWLIDFEHPENNEYLAVNQFTVIENNHDRRPDIILFINGLPLVVIELKNPADEQATIETAYKQLQTYKAEIPSLFTYNALLIISDGLEARTGSLSSDFSRFLAWKNNQPNQKPDVEIESLIKEQLNPPTLLNLIRYFTVFEKTAQENPKTKVITIKTDKKIAAYHQYYAVNKAVESVLTARESDRKGGVVWHTQGSGKSLSMVFLTGILVLKLDNPTIVVLTDRNDLDDQLFDTFSGCRQLLRQDPQQAENRQQLRELLNVDSGGVIFTTVQKFSPAEGETLYPELSPRNNIIVLADEAHRSQYGFKSKEFDVTDKAGNIIGKRTSYGFAKYIRDALPNATFIGFTGTPVEQTDKNTPAVFGKYIDIYDIAQAVADGATVPIYYESRLVKVDLDAEGRKLLTELEEDLEGLEEDEIVEQEKSQRTRLEAVVGATDRVKNIAFDIVQHFETRQKIFVGKALIVSISREVAVKLYNEIIKLHPEWHHEDLDKGKIKVVMTAAAKDGPEMAKHHTSKGERRILANRFKDPQDSLELVIVRDMWLTGFDAPCLHTLYVDKPMRGHNLMQAIARVNRVYLDKPGGLIVDYLGIAADLKESLAFYAESGGKGKPTLDQEEAINLMLTKLEVVEQLMSGCAYQGYFTADTVAKLRIILQAEDYILGLENGKDRFNREVTALAKAFALCASSPEAKINTEKVSFFQAVQARLKKFDSSASGVSRDEIRTAIRQVVDQALVSEQVIDIFDAAGIKKPDISVLSDSFMAEVKGLEHKNLAVELLKKLLNDEIRTRRKTNLVQSRKLTEMLEGTLRKYQNRVIGAGEIIDELINIAKEIRAADQRGEELNLEPYEVAFYDALAQNESAREVMGVEQLRELAIVLVQRIRQNASIDWNLKENVRAKMKVIVKRLLRQYGYPPDMQALATELVLEQAKLFTESVVS, encoded by the coding sequence ATGGGTAAACTAACAGAATCCAAAATAGAAGAACTTGCCCTAGAACATTTAGAAAACATCGATTATGATTACCGACACGGTTGTATTTTAGCCCCAGATGGCGAACAACCAGAACGAGAAAAATATGATGATGTGATTCTAAAAAATCGCCTGATTAATGCAATTAACACTCTTAACCCAGATATCCCAATAGAAGCCAGAGAAGAAGCATTCCGGCAAATTATCACGATTAACTCCCCCGACTTACTAAACAACAATGAAATTTTCCATCAATACCTCACAGAAGGCATAGATATTGAATACCAAAAAAATGGAGAAACTAGAGGCGGTAAAGTTTGGTTAATTGACTTTGAACACCCGGAAAATAACGAATATTTAGCAGTTAATCAATTTACTGTTATTGAAAATAACCATGACCGTAGACCCGATATTATTCTATTTATTAACGGACTCCCTCTCGTTGTCATTGAACTAAAAAACCCGGCTGATGAACAAGCAACCATTGAAACTGCCTATAAGCAATTACAAACTTATAAAGCCGAAATTCCCAGCCTGTTTACCTACAATGCTTTACTAATTATTTCCGATGGTTTAGAAGCCCGTACAGGTTCACTCTCATCTGACTTTTCTCGGTTTCTGGCTTGGAAAAATAATCAACCAAATCAAAAGCCAGATGTGGAAATCGAATCCTTAATCAAAGAACAGCTAAACCCGCCAACTCTGCTTAATTTAATTCGCTACTTTACCGTATTTGAAAAGACCGCACAGGAAAACCCAAAAACTAAAGTTATCACGATTAAAACCGATAAAAAAATTGCTGCTTACCATCAATACTATGCTGTGAATAAAGCCGTTGAAAGTGTTTTAACTGCCAGAGAAAGCGATAGAAAAGGCGGTGTAGTTTGGCATACCCAAGGCAGCGGCAAGTCACTTTCAATGGTATTTTTAACGGGAATACTGGTGTTAAAACTCGATAACCCAACTATCGTAGTTTTAACTGACCGCAACGACTTAGACGACCAACTGTTTGATACTTTTTCCGGTTGTCGGCAACTCCTCAGACAAGACCCCCAACAAGCAGAAAACCGTCAACAACTGCGGGAACTTTTAAATGTGGACTCAGGAGGAGTGATTTTTACCACAGTGCAAAAATTCTCTCCGGCTGAGGGGGAAACCTTGTACCCGGAACTTTCCCCCCGGAATAATATTATTGTGCTGGCAGATGAAGCCCACCGCAGTCAATATGGGTTTAAATCCAAAGAATTTGATGTCACCGATAAAGCAGGAAATATTATTGGTAAAAGAACCAGCTATGGTTTCGCTAAATATATTCGAGATGCTTTACCAAATGCCACTTTTATTGGCTTTACAGGTACACCCGTTGAACAAACCGATAAAAACACCCCGGCTGTGTTTGGGAAATACATTGATATTTACGACATTGCCCAAGCGGTTGCTGATGGTGCGACAGTGCCAATTTATTATGAAAGTCGCTTAGTTAAAGTTGATTTAGATGCAGAAGGCAGAAAACTTTTAACCGAATTAGAGGAAGATTTAGAAGGGTTAGAAGAAGATGAAATTGTCGAACAGGAAAAAAGTCAACGGACAAGGTTAGAGGCAGTTGTTGGCGCAACAGACCGCGTTAAAAACATTGCTTTTGATATTGTCCAACACTTTGAAACCCGACAAAAAATATTTGTGGGTAAAGCTTTAATTGTTAGTATCAGCCGGGAAGTTGCGGTGAAATTGTACAACGAAATTATTAAACTGCATCCAGAGTGGCATCATGAAGACTTGGACAAAGGCAAAATTAAAGTAGTAATGACCGCTGCTGCTAAAGATGGCCCGGAAATGGCGAAACACCACACCAGCAAAGGAGAACGGCGGATACTCGCTAACCGTTTTAAAGACCCGCAAGACAGCTTGGAATTGGTGATAGTTAGAGATATGTGGTTAACGGGTTTTGATGCCCCTTGTCTGCATACTCTCTATGTGGATAAACCAATGAGAGGGCATAATTTAATGCAAGCAATAGCCAGGGTTAACCGAGTTTATTTAGATAAACCAGGGGGGTTAATTGTTGATTATTTAGGAATAGCTGCTGACTTGAAAGAATCACTGGCTTTTTATGCTGAAAGTGGCGGGAAAGGGAAACCGACTCTCGACCAAGAGGAAGCGATTAATTTAATGTTGACTAAGTTGGAAGTGGTAGAGCAGTTAATGTCAGGTTGTGCTTATCAGGGTTATTTTACGGCTGATACTGTGGCAAAACTGCGGATAATTTTGCAAGCTGAAGATTATATTTTGGGTTTAGAAAATGGCAAAGACCGCTTTAACCGAGAAGTAACTGCTTTAGCTAAAGCTTTTGCTTTATGTGCTTCTTCACCAGAAGCGAAAATAAACACGGAAAAAGTTTCATTTTTTCAAGCTGTGCAAGCTCGATTGAAAAAGTTTGATTCCTCTGCTTCTGGTGTGAGTAGAGATGAGATTAGAACGGCAATTCGTCAAGTTGTTGACCAAGCTTTAGTGTCGGAACAGGTAATTGATATCTTTGATGCGGCGGGAATTAAGAAGCCGGATATTTCGGTATTATCTGATAGTTTTATGGCAGAGGTTAAAGGGTTAGAGCATAAAAATCTGGCTGTTGAGCTTTTGAAAAAACTGTTAAATGATGAGATTAGAACGCGGAGAAAAACTAATCTTGTCCAAAGCCGTAAGTTAACAGAGATGTTAGAAGGCACTTTGCGGAAATATCAAAACCGAGTGATTGGTGCCGGAGAAATTATCGATGAATTGATTAATATTGCTAAGGAAATTAGAGCGGCTGACCAACGAGGGGAGGAATTAAATTTAGAACCTTATGAGGTGGCTTTTTATGATGCACTAGCTCAGAATGAAAGTGCTAGGGAAGTTATGGGAGTGGAGCAGTTGCGGGAATTGGCGATCGTTTTAGTTCAAAGAATCCGCCAAAATGCGTCAATTGATTGGAATTTGAAAGAAAATGTCAGAGCCAAAATGAAAGTAATAGTGAAACGGCTGTTACGTCAGTATGGTTATCCCCCCGATATGCAAGCTTTAGCAACGGAATTAGTTTTGGAGCAGGCGAAATTATTTACCGAGTCAGTGGTTAGCTAA
- a CDS encoding restriction endonuclease subunit S — MSEWKRLTLKQAGIILIDCDHKTPDAVNNGLPYVTIPQLKDGRIVLSDARLISEEDFEIWTRKAKPQTHDVVVSRRCNPGESAYVSDGLKFALGQNLVLLRSDNKIVLQPFLRWLVRSPAWWEEVKKFINVGAVFNSLKCTEIVEFKLPIPPIDEQESIVKLLSSLDDKIDNLRRQNETLEKIAQTLFKHWFIDFEFPNHDGKPYKSSGGAMVASELGDIPEGWRVGKLGDIGKIITGKTPSTENSELWGNDLYFITPTDFKNYGKYILNAERSISKSAISKFKQYIIPENSIVVTCIGSDMGKVVKTAISCITNQQINSLIPLSVFPFHEYIFSYLRNQYKWLRIIALGGSTMPIINKSTFSEINILLPNSSILIDFEATTSSLNKKIINNENQIQTLTKTRDTLLPKLMSGEIRVKEA, encoded by the coding sequence ATGAGTGAGTGGAAACGATTAACCCTAAAGCAGGCTGGAATTATCTTAATAGATTGTGATCATAAAACTCCTGATGCTGTTAATAATGGTCTTCCTTACGTTACAATTCCTCAACTGAAAGATGGTCGTATCGTTCTATCTGATGCACGCTTAATCTCTGAAGAAGACTTTGAAATTTGGACTCGAAAAGCAAAGCCTCAAACACATGATGTTGTTGTAAGCAGACGTTGTAATCCGGGCGAAAGTGCTTATGTATCTGATGGATTGAAATTTGCACTCGGACAAAATTTAGTGTTGCTTCGTTCCGACAATAAAATTGTTCTACAACCTTTTTTGAGATGGCTAGTTAGAAGTCCAGCTTGGTGGGAAGAAGTAAAAAAATTTATCAATGTTGGCGCTGTATTTAACAGCTTAAAATGTACGGAAATAGTAGAGTTTAAACTTCCTATACCACCAATTGACGAGCAAGAAAGTATTGTAAAGCTACTTTCGTCTCTTGATGACAAAATAGACAACCTCCGTCGCCAAAACGAAACCCTAGAAAAAATCGCACAAACACTGTTTAAGCATTGGTTCATTGACTTTGAATTTCCCAACCATGACGGTAAACCTTATAAATCATCCGGTGGTGCGATGGTTGCTTCTGAGTTAGGCGACATTCCCGAAGGTTGGCGTGTTGGAAAGTTGGGAGATATTGGTAAAATTATTACTGGAAAAACTCCCAGTACAGAAAATTCTGAACTATGGGGAAATGACTTATACTTCATCACCCCAACTGATTTTAAAAATTACGGAAAATATATCCTAAATGCAGAACGCAGTATTTCTAAATCAGCAATTTCTAAATTTAAACAATATATTATTCCCGAAAATTCGATTGTAGTAACTTGCATAGGTTCTGACATGGGTAAAGTAGTAAAAACAGCTATTTCTTGTATAACAAATCAACAAATTAATTCGCTAATACCACTTTCAGTGTTCCCTTTTCACGAATATATTTTTAGTTATTTAAGAAATCAATATAAATGGCTCAGAATTATTGCTTTAGGTGGCTCAACAATGCCAATTATTAATAAATCAACTTTTTCTGAAATTAATATATTATTACCTAATTCCAGTATATTAATTGATTTTGAAGCAACAACTAGCAGCTTAAACAAGAAAATTATTAATAACGAAAATCAAATCCAAACCTTAACTAAAACCCGTGACACCCTATTACCTAAATTAATGAGTGGAGAAATTAGGGTTAAGGAAGCTTAG
- a CDS encoding type II toxin-antitoxin system VapC family toxin, whose translation MTVKYLLDTNILSEAKRPQPNQNVMEKLRLCKGEIATATLVIHELLFGCLRLVESKKRRDLEDYIRNVIIGQLPLFDYDLKAAEYHAQERARLSKVGKVTAFSDGQIAAIAFTNDLILVTNNVSDFQDFDGLKIENWFDINEGES comes from the coding sequence ATGACGGTTAAGTATTTATTAGATACGAATATTTTATCTGAGGCTAAACGTCCGCAGCCGAATCAGAATGTGATGGAAAAGTTAAGGTTATGTAAGGGGGAAATTGCTACTGCTACTTTAGTGATTCATGAGTTGTTGTTTGGTTGTTTACGGCTTGTCGAGTCGAAAAAACGGCGGGATTTAGAGGATTATATTAGGAATGTGATTATTGGGCAGTTACCTTTATTTGATTATGATTTAAAGGCGGCGGAATATCACGCACAGGAAAGGGCAAGGTTATCGAAAGTGGGGAAAGTTACTGCTTTTAGTGATGGTCAAATTGCTGCTATTGCGTTTACAAATGATTTGATTTTAGTGACTAATAATGTTTCTGATTTTCAAGATTTTGATGGTTTGAAAATAGAAAATTGGTTTGATATTAATGAGGGTGAGAGTTGA
- a CDS encoding type I restriction-modification system subunit M, with the protein MAKSSNQKSQDNGESLEQKLWKSADKLRKNMDAAEYKHIVLGLIFLKYISDAFEELHQKLIDGEGEYAGGDAEDKEEYLAENVFFVPETARWSYLQARARQPEIGKYVDEAMIAIEQENPILKGILSKVYAKQNLDKASLGGLIDLIGSFKLVSDQKGAAEQLELDLEQNAKKLQQADVLGRVYEYFLGQFALEEGRKGGQFYTPECIVKLLVEMLEPYNGRVFDPCCGSGGMFVQSEKFVANHQGRLDDISIYGQESNETTFKLCKMNLAIRGIDSSNIKWNNEGSFLNDAHPDLKADFILANPPFNDSDWSGELLRTDGRWKYGTPPTGNANFAWVQHFIYHLAPTGSAGFVLSNGSLSSNTGGEGEIRQRLVQEDLVDCIVMLPTQLFYNTGIPACLWFLSRYKNGNKNRVRQGEVLFIDASEQGEMINRRNRTLRDEDINKIAGTYHEWKRKNGSYRDIKGFCKSATLEEIEKHKFVLTPGRYVGIPDEVEEEITFEEKMEFLTAELSQQMREAEILDQEIRLQLAKVGFEL; encoded by the coding sequence ATGGCGAAAAGTAGTAATCAAAAAAGCCAAGATAACGGCGAATCTTTAGAACAAAAGCTTTGGAAATCTGCTGATAAGCTGCGAAAAAATATGGATGCAGCAGAATATAAGCACATTGTTTTAGGGTTAATTTTTCTTAAATATATTTCAGATGCTTTTGAAGAGTTGCATCAAAAGTTAATTGATGGCGAGGGGGAATATGCTGGGGGAGATGCAGAAGATAAAGAGGAATATTTAGCCGAAAATGTGTTTTTTGTCCCGGAAACTGCGCGATGGTCATATTTACAAGCTAGGGCGAGACAGCCGGAAATTGGGAAATATGTTGATGAGGCGATGATTGCTATTGAACAAGAAAACCCGATTCTCAAAGGGATTTTATCGAAGGTTTACGCTAAACAAAATTTAGATAAGGCTTCTTTGGGGGGATTGATTGATTTAATTGGTAGTTTTAAGTTAGTTAGCGACCAAAAAGGGGCGGCTGAACAGTTAGAGTTAGATTTAGAACAGAATGCGAAAAAGTTACAGCAAGCTGATGTTTTGGGGCGGGTTTATGAATATTTTTTAGGACAATTTGCTTTGGAGGAAGGACGGAAAGGCGGACAGTTTTACACGCCGGAATGTATTGTTAAGTTGTTAGTGGAGATGTTAGAACCTTACAATGGGCGGGTTTTTGACCCTTGTTGTGGTTCTGGGGGAATGTTTGTTCAAAGTGAAAAGTTTGTCGCTAATCATCAAGGGCGGTTGGATGATATTTCTATTTATGGACAGGAGAGTAACGAAACGACTTTTAAGTTATGTAAGATGAATTTGGCAATCAGGGGGATTGATTCTTCTAATATTAAATGGAATAATGAGGGGTCTTTTTTAAATGATGCCCACCCGGATTTGAAGGCGGATTTTATTTTGGCTAATCCTCCGTTTAATGATAGTGATTGGAGTGGGGAACTGTTAAGAACTGATGGACGTTGGAAGTATGGAACACCGCCAACGGGTAATGCTAATTTTGCTTGGGTACAGCATTTTATTTATCATTTAGCCCCGACTGGAAGTGCAGGGTTTGTGTTGTCTAATGGTTCGCTTTCTTCTAATACGGGGGGTGAGGGAGAAATTAGGCAGAGGTTGGTGCAAGAGGATTTGGTTGATTGTATTGTGATGTTACCAACTCAGTTATTTTATAATACGGGAATTCCGGCTTGTTTATGGTTTTTGAGTCGTTATAAGAATGGGAATAAAAATCGCGTTCGTCAAGGGGAAGTGTTATTTATTGATGCTTCCGAACAGGGAGAAATGATTAACCGCAGAAACCGGACTTTGCGGGATGAGGATATTAATAAAATTGCTGGTACTTACCATGAATGGAAGCGGAAAAATGGGAGTTATCGGGATATTAAGGGGTTTTGTAAGTCTGCAACTTTAGAGGAGATTGAAAAGCATAAGTTTGTTTTGACTCCAGGGCGTTATGTGGGGATTCCTGATGAGGTGGAGGAGGAGATAACGTTTGAGGAAAAGATGGAGTTTTTGACGGCTGAGTTATCCCAACAAATGCGGGAAGCTGAGATTTTAGATCAGGAAATTAGGTTACAGTTGGCTAAGGTGGGTTTTGAGTTATGA